The genome window CATCATCTTCTCCTTATGTCCTAACCAATGCATCTCCCACAATTCTTTGTTTCCTCCTAATGTCATTTCCAAGAGCAAAGCATCTGACAGAATGTGTAACTTGACGTTTAGATTAACTTACAATACAAGGGAAGAACAAGTAAAGTAAGAAACAAATAAACATAAACATAAACAAGGAGCAAAAGTAAAATTTACTTATTCACCTGTCTCACTTACTGAAGAAGATGATAAGCCAGTCCTGTTTCGTTCGACTTTCTCTGCATCATAGATAGCTTCATTAACTCATTAAGCTCTACCAATGCCACTCTTGTCGTCCCATCATCCTATGACCCTCCTCATTGCCCAAAAAACTAATACTTTGGAATAAGTTTCCATTGCTATTTTCTTCTAAAGCTAAGATTCCCAAGCCCTCAGCCTCAATAATCCTAAAATTACCCAATACACAAATCAACCAGCATATTAAAGAACCTGACCTGATCATCCAACTCAATACAACTATGGGCCAGAGATGCCCAAAATCTTTATTTGTTAGTTGACAAGCTCACAACCAATTGAGATGATAATCGATTCTTCAAAAAACAATTCAACAACTGATCATCCACATAGTAATTAAACTAAACACTAGTTACACCATAAGTCAATTAGTGCTAAAAATGATTCGCTTTGTTAAAAGGGTTTCAACAATTGTCACCACCAATACCACTCATGACAATGTAGACACTAAAACAATAAAAGTAGACGCTAAAACAGTAATTAGCTGAAATATTTTGTTTCCAGTAATTGTCACTGAAATATCCCACTTTCAACAAACGATTCTCCCACTTCCAGTATCCATCCTATCCATATGTTGTTTTGTTTACAGTAATTGTCACTGACAATGTCTAAATAAACAATTGAGCAGCATACCCTCTCCTGAAAATTTTCGTACAAAGATTTCGTGGCtgacaaaaaaatgaaatcaatCAGTCTTACCACACAAGGGAGAATTAAATGAGCAAGAAGAGGAAGCAGAAGATTCTCTATTGTCTCCTCGGAGCAACTGTCTggcttttttcaataaaatagaAGTACCAGTATCTGGATAAGAACACGCGAGGTTCGGCCTGATGGGTTCAGCTTCAGATGCTCTCTTCATTTCCTCTTCCTCCTCGCTAAATTGCTTGAATCACAGACTTCTTGATTCTACTCCCCTCTGTCTTGCCCCGGATTTGCACGAAAAAGCAAAGGGATTTGGAGATTTTCCTCTGCGTATAACTAGCACCTTGACTTGAAGTCACTGTTTGGACGATTTGAATTCAGCCATTACTAGCACTTTCTTGGTTCTCGCGCAAGTCGATGACTTTTTAAGTGTTGACTCCGAGTAAAGAGCAAAGGTGTAAGagttaatttttaataaaaaaaaaacactaaaagagacagtaaaattttccaataagaTTAGATAGGGATCAATTTTTTGGAGAGAATTGAGTTGAGTGATAAGTTGGAagtttttgaattcaaaattttctactaataataataacagtAATAATAAGCAGAAAGGGATCAATTTTTCGGTAATATAATAATTTACGCTAATTAGTAGCATAACATATAATCTCCatctatatttaatttttttatttcacatatagcATGCATTTAAAACTGGTTACTAACATATATATTTAACATATATAGCATGCATTTATAGTTAACGTATACATTGTCTGTGTACTAACATGTCTAAATGATCATGCAAGACGCTTTAGTTCAAGATTATGTGGTTAAAGTATATCATAAGGTATTGAGTAGGAAAATGGTTCCACAAAGTAGATGAGGAGCTCGAattcttattctttaatttATCCCAGAGAAGTCATAGATGTACCTCGCATTCAGGGGGTTTTTGCATGTATTGTTTAGAAgtatatttgaaaaaattctaaTGTATGTTTTCTAGGAAAGTAAGTAACACGTGTGCAAAAAGAAAGAtggttgaaaaaaataaaaacgaaAAAGTGATTCAAATATGTAATTggaaaaaatacaaaaagaaaTCCAAAATAATAGCTATCGAAACAGCGACTAGGGTCCAAATAGTTGTCAAAAAAATTGTTTGGGCCGGTATTGTGTCAATTCCATAGGatgtaattttatttgtttagaaTGTAACTTACTTTCAATAACTTGTAAATATAGAACAAAACTTATGGGCCCTATACATGGTGTTAAAATCAATACACAAGATGGgccttacattttttttttttggtaaaatcaTGGCCGTCAGCCTTTCTGGACGGTTGCTACTTGCAACCAACCTTACCCCAACTCCTCGAAACAAAGCCTGAGTTTGCTTTTGAAAAGCCTATCataagcaaaaataaatatcAGTAAAATATGGATATACTTTTTCTGATTTAGGGTTAGATTTCATCTTTTCCTTGTTGATTGTATAAATATAACAAAAATGAAATATAGTTTGAAATTCGATTTCGGATAGGAAGTAACCTAAACATAAATAGCAACTAATAGAAAGTTTTGTAgaattcaaatatatttaaaaggCTAAAGTAAATACAAATGCTACAAACTATGAACATATCTAGAATTTAAACACTTTTTCACTCCCTGACTTTTATTAACCTACGGTCCATTAGTTAGAACTTGTGCAATCCAATAATCTAATGCATATTCTTGGTATTAGTACAACAAAATATGTATTGCATAATCAACAATGACATGTAAGTCATGTAATAACTATCGTTATGGTAATTAAACAGTTTTTATCTGATACAATAGGTTATCATACTTTTAGCGACCATTTAATTACCTATTGGACCGATCCACCTAAATAGGATAATGCATAAAAATAAGGAAGTAAGTTTCTTATCTTAAATAGTAAATTAACAGTAATAAATTACTAATTTTTGTGtctcaaaaggtaaattggaataaatatgaaacttaattttttaaagaaataaattactactttatatcGCAAACATACTTTCTCGAGAGTAAGTttaattcaagtaatagtaagtttttacacataaatagtaattcttacttataacatagtaaatttgattaatgaccAAAACTTACTAATTTATGGGCACAAATATACTATTTAACTTAAAAAACTTATACCAAACCAATactaggaagtttatttgaaataatgataagatgttctattaatgattaaaacttagtaccttagttagtaagtactcgtAATATATCTATATAATACCTGattatatgtataatttaaaatttttttgtatttatatattttaaaatactatgaaaaatttttcacataaccttataaaatatgtaataaaattttgttgtattataattttgaataatttttaaaattttttaaaagtttaaaaatttgGATAATAATAACAACACATCTTCCTAGTTATATATGGAATATCACTTATATATGTAATTTCTACAATTTAATACCTATTAAGataataagatgataaagttttaatatatttattgCTTGGGACACAAGATGAGAGAAATAGTGTAACAATTAATacaacaataaaaattata of Coffea arabica cultivar ET-39 chromosome 5c, Coffea Arabica ET-39 HiFi, whole genome shotgun sequence contains these proteins:
- the LOC113690984 gene encoding uncharacterized protein isoform X1, translated to MKRASEAEPIRPNLACSYPDTGTSILLKKARQLLRGDNRESSASSSCSFNSPLCEKVERNRTGLSSSSVSETDALLLEMTLGGNKELWEMHWLGHKEKMMKGSGDDKTGNDQIILPPATSCSVNSPFPVESDDDRHRNEELEITEAQKLQMEVEKRLTECIEAQRQLQLKIQERSQFLRKHIENQPISGLMG
- the LOC113690984 gene encoding uncharacterized protein isoform X3, producing the protein MKRASEAEPIRPNLACSYPDTGTSILLKKARQLLRGDNRESSASSSCSFNSPLCEKVERNRTGLSSSSVSETDALLLEMTLGGNKELWEMHWLGHKEKMMKGSGDDKTGNDQIILPPATSCSVNSPFPVESDDDRHRLSRSMQAPKFDLWNY
- the LOC113690984 gene encoding uncharacterized protein isoform X4 is translated as MKRASEAEPIRPNLACSYPDTGTSILLKKARQLLRGDNRESSASSSCSFNSPLCEKVERNRTGLSSSSVSETDALLLEMTLGGNKELWEMHWLGHKEKMMKGSGDDKTGNDQIILPPATSCSVNSPFPVESDDDRHRSMQAPKFDLWNY